In Flavobacterium sp. N1736, the following are encoded in one genomic region:
- a CDS encoding HD domain-containing protein, which translates to MNTEDLLHQIAFIKEIDKVKYIQRKTKLFNSDRNENDAEHSWHLALMAIVLAEHSNEPIDVLKVVKMVLIHDIVEIDAGDTFIYDTQKSHDNTDEERLAANRIFGLLPKNQANELIVIWEEFEAGETNEAKFAKSMDRLEPLLQNTSNDGGTWKEFGVNYNKVHEKKSVIKEGSKTIWNYAEGLINESLEKGILKKE; encoded by the coding sequence ATGAACACAGAAGATTTGTTACATCAAATTGCTTTTATAAAAGAAATTGATAAAGTAAAATACATTCAGCGCAAAACCAAACTGTTTAATAGCGACCGAAACGAAAATGATGCAGAACACAGCTGGCATTTGGCTTTGATGGCAATTGTTTTAGCAGAACATTCAAATGAGCCAATTGATGTTTTAAAAGTCGTAAAAATGGTTTTGATACATGATATTGTAGAAATCGACGCCGGAGATACCTTTATATATGATACGCAAAAAAGTCACGATAATACTGATGAAGAACGATTGGCGGCAAATCGCATTTTTGGATTATTGCCTAAAAACCAAGCCAATGAATTGATTGTCATTTGGGAAGAATTTGAAGCAGGTGAAACCAACGAAGCAAAGTTTGCAAAATCTATGGACAGACTAGAACCGTTATTGCAAAATACGTCTAACGATGGAGGAACCTGGAAAGAATTTGGCGTGAATTATAATAAAGTGCACGAAAAAAAGAGCGTTATAAAAGAAGGTTCAAAAACAATATGGAATTATGCTGAAGGATTAATAAATGAAAGTTTAGAAAAAGGAATTTTGAAGAAGGAATAG
- a CDS encoding MBL fold metallo-hydrolase: protein MKIEQIYTGCLAQGAYYITSNGEAAIIDPLREIQPYLDRLERDQVKLKYIFETHFHADFVSGHIDLSKETQAPIVYGPNAACEFDCISAKDGQEFKIGKITIKALHTPGHTMESTTYLLIDENGKDHAIFSGDTLFIGDVGRPDLAQKAAGMTQDQLAGILYHSLRDKIMTLADDVIVYPAHGAGSACGKNMSKETVSTIGNQKATNYALRANMTEAEFITEVTDGLLPPPAYFSMNVAMNKGGYESFESVLNNGMKAIKVDEFEAVAEETGALILDTRKSGDFYKGFIPQSINIGINGDFAPWVGTLVADVKQPIILVTETGLEEETVTRLSRVGFDSIIGHLEGGFEAWKNAGFEVDTVNRISAEQFAGEFKIEKDKVIDIRKETEYEAEHIDDAYSKPLAYINDWVKDINPNEHFYLHCAGGYRSMIAASILQARGFRNFTEIDGGFGAIAKTNIPKSDFVCQSKVLK from the coding sequence ATGAAAATAGAACAAATCTACACCGGATGTCTTGCTCAAGGTGCATATTATATAACTTCAAACGGAGAAGCTGCGATTATAGATCCGTTAAGAGAAATTCAGCCTTATCTGGATCGTTTAGAACGCGATCAGGTAAAATTAAAATACATTTTTGAAACGCATTTTCACGCTGATTTCGTTTCGGGTCACATTGATTTAAGCAAAGAAACTCAGGCACCAATTGTTTACGGACCAAATGCTGCCTGCGAATTTGATTGCATTTCTGCCAAAGACGGACAGGAATTTAAAATTGGAAAAATTACCATTAAAGCGTTGCATACTCCGGGTCATACTATGGAAAGTACAACGTATTTATTGATTGACGAAAACGGAAAAGATCATGCCATTTTTTCCGGAGATACTTTGTTTATAGGCGATGTTGGTCGTCCGGATTTAGCCCAAAAAGCAGCCGGAATGACTCAGGATCAATTGGCGGGAATTTTATATCATTCTTTAAGAGATAAAATCATGACGCTTGCTGATGACGTTATCGTTTATCCGGCGCATGGTGCGGGAAGCGCGTGCGGAAAAAATATGAGTAAGGAAACAGTTTCTACTATTGGAAATCAAAAAGCGACTAATTATGCGTTGCGTGCCAATATGACGGAAGCTGAATTTATTACTGAAGTTACGGATGGATTATTGCCTCCGCCAGCTTATTTTAGTATGAATGTAGCGATGAATAAAGGCGGCTACGAAAGTTTCGAATCGGTTTTAAATAACGGAATGAAAGCTATTAAAGTAGACGAATTTGAGGCTGTTGCCGAAGAAACCGGGGCATTGATTTTAGATACCAGAAAAAGTGGCGATTTTTATAAAGGATTTATTCCGCAATCTATTAATATAGGCATCAACGGAGATTTTGCGCCGTGGGTTGGAACTTTAGTTGCCGATGTAAAACAGCCAATTATATTGGTTACAGAAACCGGTCTTGAAGAAGAAACCGTAACACGTTTAAGCCGTGTAGGTTTTGATTCGATTATTGGTCATCTTGAAGGGGGTTTTGAAGCCTGGAAAAATGCAGGTTTTGAAGTTGATACGGTAAACCGAATTTCGGCAGAGCAATTTGCAGGCGAATTTAAAATTGAAAAAGATAAAGTAATCGATATTCGCAAAGAAACGGAATACGAAGCAGAACATATCGATGATGCTTACAGTAAACCGCTTGCTTATATTAATGACTGGGTGAAAGATATTAACCCAAATGAGCATTTTTATCTGCATTGCGCCGGCGGATATCGCAGTATGATTGCAGCTTCGATTTTACAAGCTCGTGGTTTCAGAAATTTTACCGAAATTGACGGCGGTTTTGGAGCGATTGCAAAAACGAATATTCCAAAATCTGATTTTGTTTGTCAGAGTAAAGTATTAAAGTAA
- a CDS encoding YeeE/YedE family protein yields MNLLEILREPWPWYVAGPLIGLTVPILLIIGNKSFGISSSLRHICAACIPANISFFKYDWKKESWNLFFVFGIFLGGIIAAYFLANPNPVEITPQLSEQLASYGITDHSGLLPKELFSWESLLTLRGFIMIVVGGFLVGFGTRYAGGCTSGHAIMGISNLQWPSLVATICFMIGGFIMANLILPYILSL; encoded by the coding sequence ATGAATCTATTAGAAATTTTGAGAGAACCTTGGCCTTGGTACGTTGCCGGACCTTTAATTGGATTAACAGTTCCTATTTTGTTGATTATCGGAAATAAATCTTTCGGGATTAGTTCTTCGCTTCGTCATATTTGCGCGGCTTGTATTCCGGCAAATATTTCTTTCTTTAAATACGATTGGAAAAAAGAAAGCTGGAATTTATTTTTCGTTTTCGGAATTTTCCTTGGCGGAATTATCGCAGCTTATTTTTTGGCAAATCCAAATCCGGTTGAAATTACGCCGCAGCTTTCAGAACAATTAGCTTCTTATGGAATCACGGATCATTCCGGATTATTACCAAAAGAACTTTTTTCATGGGAAAGTTTATTGACACTTCGTGGTTTTATTATGATTGTTGTTGGTGGTTTTCTCGTTGGTTTTGGAACACGTTATGCCGGCGGATGCACGAGCGGACATGCAATTATGGGAATTTCGAATTTACAATGGCCATCATTGGTAGCGACAATCTGTTTTATGATTGGCGGTTTTATTATGGCTAATTTGATTTTGCCTTATATTCTTTCACTTTAA
- a CDS encoding YeeE/YedE family protein yields the protein MNNLENTNTDTEGINGSQLKDSGFSNVKYLLVGIFFGIVFVKAEIISWFRIQEMFQLQSFFMYGVIGSAVVVGIISIQIIKKFNIKTIQGEKIEIQAKVFSKGQIYGGLLFGFGWAITGACPGPLFAQIGTGVTVIVVTLLSAIFGTWVYGLIKDKLPH from the coding sequence ATGAATAATTTAGAAAATACAAATACCGATACTGAAGGAATCAACGGAAGTCAATTGAAAGATTCTGGTTTCTCAAACGTGAAATATCTTTTGGTTGGAATCTTTTTTGGAATTGTATTCGTAAAAGCCGAAATCATAAGCTGGTTTCGTATTCAGGAAATGTTTCAATTGCAATCTTTCTTTATGTATGGCGTAATTGGAAGCGCTGTTGTTGTAGGGATAATTTCGATTCAGATCATTAAAAAATTCAATATCAAAACCATTCAGGGCGAAAAAATCGAAATTCAGGCTAAAGTTTTCAGTAAAGGTCAAATTTACGGCGGATTACTTTTTGGTTTCGGCTGGGCAATAACCGGAGCTTGTCCCGGACCTTTATTTGCTCAAATTGGTACTGGAGTTACTGTAATTGTGGTTACTTTACTAAGTGCTATTTTTGGAACCTGGGTTTATGGTTTAATAAAAGACAAACTGCCTCATTAA
- a CDS encoding MarR family winged helix-turn-helix transcriptional regulator yields MTIEEVIKSTVKMDNAKKVILNIMYTQNVIQDHFSELMKPYDLSGEQYNVLRILRGQKGKPANMCVIQERMLAKTSNTTRLVDKLLLKDYVTRKVCEGNRRKIEVLITQKGLDILKELDPKVDAHERLFAGNISTEELELLNKLLEKYRTQEN; encoded by the coding sequence ATGACAATTGAAGAGGTTATAAAAAGTACAGTTAAGATGGATAATGCGAAAAAAGTTATTCTGAATATCATGTACACGCAAAACGTAATTCAGGATCATTTCAGCGAGTTGATGAAACCGTATGATTTATCCGGAGAACAATATAATGTACTGCGTATATTAAGAGGACAAAAAGGAAAGCCTGCAAATATGTGTGTGATTCAGGAACGAATGCTGGCTAAAACCAGTAATACAACCCGATTAGTAGACAAATTATTGTTGAAAGATTATGTTACAAGAAAGGTTTGTGAAGGCAACCGAAGAAAAATTGAAGTTTTGATCACGCAAAAAGGATTGGATATTTTAAAAGAATTAGACCCTAAGGTAGATGCACACGAACGTTTGTTTGCCGGGAATATAAGCACTGAAGAATTAGAATTATTAAATAAATTATTAGAAAAATACAGAACCCAAGAAAATTAA
- a CDS encoding NAD(P)H-dependent oxidoreductase, translated as MSTLLDKLNWRYATKKFDAAKKISAADLNTLKEAVRLSASSYGLQPYKVVIVENPEIREQLKAAAYGQTQITDASQLFIFANDLNTGAESVDAYIQNISETRGVPADALAGFGDMMKGTIANLSDDAKNIWTAKQTYIALGFLLNAASELHIDATPMEGFNASEFNRILGFDKLGLNASVIATVGYRHGEDDAQHYKKVRKSHEELFITI; from the coding sequence ATGAGTACATTATTAGACAAGTTAAATTGGAGATATGCAACTAAAAAATTTGATGCAGCCAAAAAAATAAGTGCCGCTGATTTAAACACTTTAAAAGAAGCTGTTAGATTGAGTGCTTCTTCATACGGATTACAACCTTATAAAGTTGTTATTGTAGAAAATCCGGAAATAAGAGAGCAATTAAAAGCTGCTGCTTACGGACAAACTCAAATTACAGATGCTTCTCAATTGTTTATTTTTGCAAACGACTTAAATACCGGAGCTGAATCTGTAGATGCATATATTCAAAATATTAGCGAAACAAGAGGCGTTCCTGCTGATGCTTTAGCCGGATTTGGCGATATGATGAAAGGTACTATTGCTAACTTATCTGACGATGCTAAAAATATCTGGACAGCAAAACAAACGTATATCGCTTTAGGATTTTTATTAAATGCTGCTTCTGAATTACATATAGATGCAACTCCAATGGAAGGTTTTAATGCTTCCGAATTTAATAGAATACTAGGTTTTGACAAACTAGGTTTAAACGCTTCAGTAATTGCAACTGTAGGTTACAGACATGGTGAAGACGATGCACAACATTACAAAAAAGTTAGAAAATCTCACGAAGAATTATTTATCACTATATAA
- a CDS encoding YceI family protein gives MKNLKTIAIALFVAVASVSVNAQTKKIDVKASTIKWVGKKVTGEHSGTVNFKDGALVFKAKKLVGGSFTVDMTSLTSTDLTGEYQGKLNGHLKSPDFFGTDKFPTAKLVFKTIAAKATDVYTVTADLTIKGITKPVTFDITVAGNTATTAFKVDRTKYDIKYNSGNFFENLGDKTINDDFELTVALKF, from the coding sequence ATGAAAAATTTAAAAACAATTGCAATAGCATTATTCGTAGCAGTGGCTAGCGTTTCAGTAAACGCACAAACTAAAAAAATCGACGTAAAAGCAAGTACTATCAAATGGGTAGGTAAAAAAGTAACCGGAGAACACTCTGGAACTGTAAACTTTAAAGATGGTGCTTTAGTTTTCAAAGCAAAAAAATTAGTTGGCGGTAGCTTTACAGTTGACATGACTTCTTTAACTTCTACAGATTTAACTGGAGAATACCAAGGAAAATTAAACGGTCACTTGAAATCACCAGATTTCTTTGGAACTGATAAATTTCCAACTGCAAAATTAGTTTTCAAAACTATTGCAGCTAAAGCAACTGACGTTTATACTGTAACTGCTGATTTAACTATCAAAGGAATCACTAAACCTGTAACTTTTGATATCACTGTGGCTGGAAATACTGCTACAACTGCATTTAAAGTTGACAGAACTAAATACGATATCAAATACAACTCTGGTAACTTCTTCGAAAACTTAGGAGACAAAACTATCAATGACGATTTCGAATTGACTGTAGCTTTAAAATTCTAA
- a CDS encoding anthranilate synthase component I family protein, which translates to MKPFILNTHYKQILADTITPVSIYFKIRDKFPNSLLLESSDYHGNDNSFSYICCNPIATIKIENETISKTFPDGSTEQIAIDAATNIPEVIQEFSSQFQSEKNDFKFINNGLFGYISYDAVRYFEKVSIAKKDNATSIPDVFYAVYQNIIAINHFKNEAYIFCHSVDGRNNISEIEQLLQSRNIASYKFTKEGEGFSNLTDEEFKHNVALAKKHCFRGDVFQLVLSRRFTQGFKGDEFNVYRALRSINPSPYLFFFDYGDFKIFGSSPEAQIIVKNRKAEIHPIAGTFKRTGNDERDALLAKELSEDKKENSEHVMLVDLARNDLSRNGHDVNVEKYREVQFFSHVIHLVSKVTGHLHEKATTMQVVADTFPAGTLSGAPKHRAMQLIEDYEKTNRNFYGGAIGFMDFNGNFNHAIMIRTFLSKNHQLHCQAGAGIVASSDEESEMQEVYNKLRALNTALEMAEKI; encoded by the coding sequence TTGAAACCTTTTATACTCAACACACATTACAAACAAATTCTGGCAGACACGATCACGCCGGTAAGTATTTATTTTAAAATCAGAGATAAATTCCCAAACAGTTTATTACTTGAAAGTAGTGATTATCACGGAAATGACAATAGTTTCTCCTACATCTGCTGTAATCCGATTGCGACGATTAAAATCGAAAACGAAACTATCTCAAAAACTTTTCCTGACGGATCAACAGAACAAATTGCAATCGACGCTGCAACCAATATTCCCGAAGTAATTCAGGAGTTTTCAAGTCAGTTTCAATCAGAGAAAAATGATTTTAAATTCATTAATAACGGTTTATTCGGATATATTTCTTACGATGCCGTTCGTTATTTTGAGAAAGTTTCGATTGCAAAAAAAGACAATGCCACTTCAATTCCGGATGTATTTTATGCCGTTTATCAAAACATAATCGCCATTAATCATTTTAAAAATGAAGCATATATTTTTTGTCATAGTGTAGACGGAAGAAACAATATTTCGGAAATCGAGCAATTATTACAATCCAGAAATATTGCATCTTATAAATTTACCAAAGAAGGCGAAGGTTTTTCTAATTTAACCGATGAAGAATTCAAGCACAATGTGGCTTTAGCCAAAAAACACTGTTTTCGCGGCGATGTATTTCAATTGGTATTATCGCGTCGTTTTACACAAGGTTTTAAAGGCGACGAATTCAATGTTTACAGAGCTTTACGCAGTATAAATCCGTCTCCGTATTTGTTCTTTTTTGATTATGGAGATTTCAAAATATTTGGGTCTTCGCCCGAAGCACAAATTATCGTAAAAAACAGAAAAGCCGAAATTCACCCAATCGCAGGAACTTTTAAAAGAACCGGAAATGACGAACGCGATGCACTTTTAGCCAAAGAACTTTCTGAAGATAAAAAAGAAAACAGTGAGCACGTCATGCTTGTTGATTTGGCAAGAAACGATTTAAGTAGAAACGGACATGATGTAAACGTAGAAAAATACAGAGAAGTTCAGTTTTTCTCGCATGTAATTCACTTGGTTTCGAAAGTTACAGGTCATTTACATGAAAAAGCAACCACGATGCAAGTTGTTGCAGATACTTTTCCGGCAGGAACTTTAAGCGGTGCGCCAAAACACAGAGCGATGCAATTGATTGAAGATTATGAAAAAACAAATCGTAATTTTTACGGAGGCGCAATTGGTTTCATGGATTTTAATGGAAACTTTAATCATGCGATTATGATTCGAACTTTCCTAAGTAAAAATCATCAATTACATTGTCAGGCGGGAGCAGGAATCGTAGCAAGTTCTGATGAAGAAAGCGAAATGCAGGAGGTTTATAATAAATTAAGAGCTTTGAATACAGCGCTGGAAATGGCGGAAAAAATTTAG
- a CDS encoding anthranilate synthase component II — protein sequence MKKILVIDNYDSFTYNLVHYLEDLNCEVTVYRNDEFDIDEIATFDKILLSPGPGIPDEAGLLKAVIEKYAPTKSILGVCLGQQAIGEVFGGTLSNLDKVYHGVATNVKTVVSDEILFEGLGNEFEVGRYHSWVVDANLPDVLEATSIDENGQIMSLRHKTFDVRGVQFHPESVLTPKGKLILENWINS from the coding sequence ATGAAAAAAATATTAGTTATAGACAATTACGATAGTTTCACGTATAATTTAGTGCACTATTTAGAAGATTTAAACTGCGAAGTTACCGTTTACAGAAACGATGAATTTGATATTGACGAAATCGCAACTTTTGATAAAATTTTACTTTCGCCGGGACCGGGAATTCCGGATGAAGCTGGCTTATTAAAAGCGGTAATTGAGAAATATGCGCCAACAAAAAGTATTTTAGGCGTTTGTTTAGGACAACAGGCGATTGGAGAAGTTTTTGGCGGAACACTTTCTAACCTTGATAAAGTATATCACGGCGTTGCCACAAACGTAAAAACCGTAGTTTCAGATGAAATTCTATTTGAAGGTTTAGGAAATGAATTTGAAGTTGGCAGATACCATTCATGGGTCGTTGACGCAAATTTACCTGACGTTCTTGAAGCCACTTCAATCGACGAAAACGGGCAAATTATGTCATTAAGACACAAAACGTTTGACGTAAGAGGCGTTCAGTTTCACCCGGAAAGTGTTTTGACTCCAAAAGGAAAATTGATTTTAGAAAATTGGATTAATAGCTAG
- the trpD gene encoding anthranilate phosphoribosyltransferase, giving the protein MKTILNKLINHEVLSKEEAKNVLINISSGSYNPSQISAFLTVFMMRSITIDELSGFREALLELCVRVDLSAYNTIDLCGTGGDGKDTFNISTLASFIAAGAGIKVAKHGNYGVSSISGSSNVMEKMGIKFSNDSSFLEKCIDQSGICVLHAPLFHPAMKNVGPIRKELAVKTFFNMLGPMVNPSFPKNQLVGVFNLELARIYAYLYQSTDVNFTILHSLDGYDEISLTGPTKTISNHMEGMLKPEDFGVRLLSQSEIEGGKTIEESADMFINILSGKGTEAQNNVVCANAAMAISTVTKCSPLEGFELAKESLFSGKGIQALKTLQELSR; this is encoded by the coding sequence ATGAAAACAATATTAAATAAATTAATCAATCACGAAGTGCTTTCAAAAGAAGAAGCTAAAAATGTATTGATTAATATTTCAAGCGGAAGTTATAATCCAAGTCAGATTTCGGCATTTTTGACCGTATTTATGATGCGAAGTATTACGATTGATGAGCTTTCGGGATTTCGTGAAGCTTTATTAGAATTATGTGTTCGTGTTGATTTATCAGCTTACAATACAATCGATTTATGCGGAACGGGCGGTGACGGAAAAGATACTTTCAACATCTCGACTTTGGCATCATTTATAGCAGCCGGAGCGGGAATAAAAGTCGCCAAACACGGAAATTATGGTGTTTCATCGATTTCAGGATCAAGCAACGTAATGGAAAAAATGGGAATTAAATTCAGTAATGATTCTTCGTTTTTAGAAAAATGTATCGATCAGTCCGGAATTTGTGTTTTACACGCTCCCCTATTTCACCCTGCAATGAAAAATGTTGGGCCAATCCGTAAAGAATTAGCCGTAAAAACCTTCTTTAATATGTTGGGACCAATGGTGAATCCGTCATTTCCTAAAAATCAATTGGTTGGTGTTTTCAATTTAGAATTGGCAAGAATCTACGCTTATTTATACCAAAGTACAGATGTGAATTTTACGATTTTACATTCGCTTGACGGTTATGATGAAATTTCTTTAACCGGACCAACCAAAACAATTTCAAATCATATGGAAGGCATGCTAAAACCGGAAGATTTTGGTGTTCGCCTTTTATCGCAAAGCGAAATCGAAGGTGGAAAAACCATTGAAGAATCTGCAGATATGTTTATAAACATTCTTTCAGGAAAAGGAACCGAAGCGCAGAATAATGTTGTTTGTGCAAACGCTGCAATGGCAATTTCGACTGTAACAAAATGCTCTCCGTTAGAAGGTTTTGAATTAGCAAAGGAAAGTCTATTCTCCGGAAAAGGGATTCAGGCATTGAAAACATTACAAGAACTAAGCAGGTAA
- the trpC gene encoding indole-3-glycerol phosphate synthase TrpC, translating to MNILDKIIFDKQREVVLKKSIIPVSQLESSVFFGRETISLSQKLRTSSTGIIAEHKRRSPSKSVINHSFTVEEVVKGYENAGACGISVLTDGKYFGGSLDDLLLARASVNIPLLRKEFIVDEYQILEAKAFGADLILLIAAVLTREEIKSLSEFAKKLGLEVLLEVHNQEELEKSIMPSLDMIGVNNRNLKTFEVSLDFSKQLASQIPNDFVKVSESGISSIEAISELKPYGYSGFLIGENFMKTDNAGQAATKFIKSLQ from the coding sequence ATGAATATACTCGATAAAATAATATTTGATAAACAGCGAGAAGTCGTTTTAAAAAAATCCATCATTCCGGTTTCGCAATTGGAAAGTTCTGTATTTTTTGGAAGAGAAACGATTTCTTTAAGTCAAAAACTTAGAACAAGTTCTACAGGAATTATAGCAGAACACAAACGTCGTTCGCCTTCAAAATCAGTAATTAACCATAGTTTTACGGTTGAAGAAGTAGTAAAAGGTTATGAAAATGCCGGCGCTTGCGGAATTTCGGTTTTAACAGATGGAAAATATTTTGGAGGTTCTCTAGACGATTTACTTTTAGCAAGAGCGAGCGTAAATATTCCGCTATTGCGAAAAGAATTTATTGTTGATGAATACCAAATTTTGGAAGCCAAAGCTTTTGGAGCCGATTTGATTTTATTGATTGCAGCAGTTTTAACTCGTGAAGAAATCAAATCATTATCTGAATTTGCTAAGAAATTAGGCTTAGAAGTTCTACTGGAAGTTCATAATCAGGAAGAACTGGAAAAATCGATTATGCCTAGTTTAGATATGATTGGCGTGAACAATAGAAATTTAAAAACGTTTGAGGTTAGCCTGGATTTCAGCAAACAACTGGCATCACAAATTCCGAATGATTTTGTAAAGGTTTCAGAAAGCGGCATTTCATCCATCGAAGCTATTTCAGAACTTAAACCTTACGGTTACAGCGGTTTCTTAATTGGAGAAAACTTCATGAAAACTGATAACGCCGGTCAAGCAGCAACAAAATTTATAAAAAGCTTACAATAA
- a CDS encoding phosphoribosylanthranilate isomerase → MKLKICGMKYPENILEVGALLPDYMGFIFWEKSARYFNGTIPELIGTIKKVGVFVNQTQEEILEKVVKYNLQAIQLHGNESVEFLLELKTKLNKKIELIKVFSADNDFDFEITKPFESVCDYFLFDTKGKLPGGNGTTFDWTILKKYKSDKPFFLSGGIGINELKAIEEISKTNLPIYGIDVNSKFEIEPGLKNKNLFSNFKRKFDVANF, encoded by the coding sequence ATGAAACTCAAAATATGCGGTATGAAATATCCCGAAAACATTCTCGAAGTAGGTGCACTCCTACCCGATTATATGGGATTTATTTTCTGGGAAAAATCCGCTCGATATTTTAACGGAACAATTCCGGAACTAATAGGAACGATTAAAAAAGTGGGCGTTTTTGTCAATCAGACTCAGGAAGAAATTCTGGAAAAAGTTGTAAAATACAATTTGCAAGCCATTCAGCTTCACGGAAATGAATCTGTTGAATTTTTATTGGAACTAAAAACAAAATTGAATAAAAAAATAGAACTTATAAAAGTATTTTCGGCTGATAATGATTTCGATTTCGAAATTACAAAACCATTCGAATCTGTTTGCGATTACTTTTTATTCGATACAAAAGGAAAATTACCCGGCGGAAACGGAACCACTTTTGACTGGACAATATTAAAAAAATACAAATCTGATAAACCCTTCTTTTTGAGTGGCGGAATCGGAATAAACGAATTAAAAGCCATAGAAGAAATTTCAAAAACCAATTTACCTATTTACGGTATTGATGTAAATAGTAAATTTGAAATTGAACCCGGGCTGAAAAACAAAAATCTATTTAGCAATTTCAAACGAAAATTTGATGTTGCCAACTTTTAA
- the trpB gene encoding tryptophan synthase subunit beta → MNFNVNEKGYYGEFGGAYIPEMLYPNVEELRQNYLKITSEPDFKAEFDQLLKDYVGRPSPLYFAKRLSEKYNTKVYLKREDLNHTGAHKVNNTIGQILVARRLGKKRIIAETGAGQHGVATATVCALMGMECIVYMGEIDIARQAPNVARMKMLGAEVRPALSGSRTLKDATNEAIRDWINNPVDTHYIIGSAIGPHPYPDMVTRFQSVISEEIKWQLKEKEGRENPDYVVACIGGGSNAAGTYYHFLHEPQVGIIAVEAAGKGVDSGHSAATSKLGKVGVIHGCKTLLMQTPDGQITEPYSISAGLDYPGVGPMHAHLAQTGRGEFFSVTDDDAMNAGLQLTKLEGIIPAIESAHAFAVLDQKKFKPTDIVVISLSGRGDKDLDNYIDYFKL, encoded by the coding sequence ATGAATTTTAATGTCAACGAAAAAGGCTATTATGGAGAATTTGGAGGTGCTTACATTCCTGAAATGCTGTATCCAAATGTGGAAGAATTACGCCAAAACTATTTAAAAATAACAAGCGAGCCAGATTTTAAAGCCGAGTTCGACCAATTGCTAAAAGATTACGTTGGGCGTCCAAGTCCGCTTTATTTTGCCAAGCGATTATCTGAAAAATACAATACAAAAGTCTACTTAAAAAGAGAAGACTTAAACCATACCGGAGCTCATAAAGTTAATAATACAATTGGGCAAATATTAGTTGCCAGACGCTTGGGCAAAAAAAGAATTATTGCCGAAACCGGAGCTGGTCAACACGGAGTTGCAACTGCAACAGTTTGCGCGTTAATGGGCATGGAATGCATCGTGTATATGGGCGAAATTGACATTGCGCGTCAGGCACCAAATGTTGCCCGTATGAAAATGTTAGGCGCAGAAGTTCGTCCGGCACTTTCAGGTTCAAGAACGTTAAAAGATGCTACAAACGAAGCCATTCGCGACTGGATTAATAATCCCGTTGACACGCATTATATTATTGGTTCTGCGATTGGGCCACATCCTTATCCGGATATGGTGACGCGTTTTCAAAGTGTTATTTCAGAAGAAATAAAATGGCAGTTGAAAGAAAAAGAAGGACGTGAAAATCCTGATTATGTTGTTGCTTGTATTGGTGGCGGAAGTAACGCAGCCGGAACTTATTATCACTTTTTGCACGAACCACAAGTTGGCATTATTGCCGTTGAAGCAGCAGGAAAAGGCGTTGACAGCGGTCATAGTGCCGCAACAAGTAAACTGGGAAAAGTAGGCGTTATTCACGGTTGTAAAACGCTTTTAATGCAAACTCCAGACGGACAAATTACGGAACCTTATTCGATTTCGGCAGGTTTGGATTATCCGGGAGTTGGACCAATGCACGCGCATTTAGCACAAACAGGTCGTGGAGAATTTTTCTCGGTAACGGATGACGATGCGATGAATGCCGGTTTGCAGCTTACAAAATTAGAAGGGATTATTCCGGCGATCGAGAGCGCGCATGCATTTGCAGTTTTAGATCAAAAGAAATTTAAACCAACAGATATTGTCGTGATAAGCCTTTCTGGTCGCGGCGATAAAGATTTAGACAATTATATCGATTATTTTAAGTTGTAA